From Anaerohalosphaera lusitana, one genomic window encodes:
- a CDS encoding LpxI family protein, with amino-acid sequence MPSRTPKQTLGLIAGEGRLPFLVADGARRAGLRVVCVGLADSADPELADHTDVFFEGVVTRPAGWMRKLRKQGVSSTIMVGRVKKTAMYTPWRIIRYLPDWRALRIWYWRLGKTDKRDDTVLNAIAAELASGDIILEDSTMYCKEHIAEKGVMTKTQPGATIKEDIEFGWQIVKRLGELDIGQAVAIREKDIIAVEAIEGTAKMIKRAGELCPKGRWTLIKAAKPHQDMRFDVPCVGPDTVENLAENGASCMVVEAGKTLILDKPETIQLADKLGVAIVGHE; translated from the coding sequence GTAGCGGATGGGGCCAGACGCGCAGGTTTGCGGGTGGTATGTGTAGGCCTGGCAGACAGCGCGGACCCTGAACTTGCAGATCATACGGATGTTTTTTTCGAGGGCGTGGTCACCAGACCCGCAGGCTGGATGCGGAAGCTTCGCAAACAAGGCGTTTCATCCACCATCATGGTCGGCCGGGTCAAGAAAACAGCCATGTATACGCCCTGGCGGATTATCCGGTATCTGCCTGACTGGCGTGCTCTTCGGATATGGTACTGGCGGCTGGGCAAGACGGATAAACGGGATGACACAGTGCTTAACGCCATAGCTGCGGAACTGGCAAGCGGTGACATAATACTGGAGGATTCAACTATGTACTGCAAAGAACACATCGCCGAAAAAGGCGTCATGACGAAGACCCAGCCTGGTGCGACGATCAAAGAGGATATAGAGTTCGGCTGGCAGATTGTCAAAAGACTGGGTGAACTTGACATTGGTCAGGCAGTTGCGATTCGTGAGAAGGATATCATTGCGGTTGAGGCTATCGAAGGCACCGCGAAGATGATCAAGCGTGCCGGCGAGCTATGTCCGAAAGGCCGATGGACTTTGATCAAAGCCGCCAAGCCTCATCAGGACATGCGGTTTGACGTGCCGTGCGTGGGCCCGGATACCGTCGAGAATCTGGCTGAAAATGGCGCATCATGTATGGTCGTAGAGGCGGGTAAAACGCTCATATTGGATAAGCCTGAAACGATACAGTTGGCTGACAAACTGGGGGTTGCGATCGTTGGTCATGAGTAA
- a CDS encoding lipopolysaccharide kinase InaA family protein, with protein sequence MSNSSSSMNRLKLSGWKLFIDDGFPVDTLRRLPRGPHFENVRGPFERVNASTSARVFRCKIGFAGRPVELYFKQYLHRSVTDFLKHAFRPSRAVRSLKAAKMLAEHDLNAPPVVAVGELKLGPFVLENFTFTEAVNHAPDLYEHVQAFAKSSSHLERRSFIEQLGETIGRMHATNISHGDLRPGNVLARKTDDRWQFFFLDNERTRKYMRIPRKLILKNLVQINMLHSDVLSSTDRMRFFKAYLRSNPKLVPERKLIARKSAQRTAERLNKKKHK encoded by the coding sequence ATGAGTAACAGCAGCTCGAGTATGAACAGACTTAAGTTGTCCGGCTGGAAACTATTCATCGACGATGGCTTCCCGGTTGATACACTTCGCCGGTTGCCGAGAGGACCGCATTTTGAAAATGTCAGGGGCCCTTTCGAACGTGTAAATGCTTCAACATCTGCGAGAGTGTTTCGGTGTAAAATTGGATTTGCGGGCAGGCCGGTGGAACTGTATTTTAAACAGTATCTACACCGTTCTGTGACCGATTTCCTGAAACATGCCTTTAGACCATCGCGGGCTGTGCGATCTCTAAAGGCTGCGAAGATGCTTGCTGAACATGACTTGAATGCTCCGCCGGTTGTGGCTGTCGGTGAATTGAAGCTGGGCCCGTTCGTTCTGGAGAATTTTACGTTTACTGAAGCTGTAAATCATGCGCCTGATCTCTACGAACATGTCCAGGCCTTTGCAAAAAGTTCATCGCATTTGGAGCGGAGATCGTTCATCGAACAGCTTGGCGAGACAATCGGGAGAATGCATGCGACGAATATCTCGCACGGGGACCTTCGGCCGGGCAATGTACTTGCCAGGAAAACCGATGATCGGTGGCAGTTCTTCTTCCTTGACAATGAGCGCACGCGCAAATACATGAGGATCCCACGAAAGCTGATTTTGAAAAACCTCGTGCAGATAAACATGCTCCACAGCGATGTGTTGTCATCGACTGACCGCATGCGTTTTTTCAAGGCTTATCTGCGCAGCAATCCCAAGCTCGTGCCAGAGAGGAAACTTATTGCCCGCAAATCGGCTCAGCGCACAGCCGAAAGGTTAAATAAAAAGAAGCATAAATAG
- the rplT gene encoding 50S ribosomal protein L20, which produces MPRVRKGAARRKAHKRVQKGVKGHRSAAGRLHRLAKEANVRKEVNARVGRKLKKRDYRGLWIIRINAACRERGIRYSQFINGLKKANIEVNRKMLSEIAIADPKGFDTIVEQVKAAL; this is translated from the coding sequence ATGCCAAGAGTAAGAAAAGGCGCAGCAAGGCGCAAGGCACACAAGCGTGTGCAAAAGGGTGTAAAAGGTCATCGCAGTGCAGCGGGTCGTCTTCACCGTCTCGCCAAAGAGGCAAACGTCCGTAAGGAAGTAAACGCACGCGTTGGTCGTAAGCTCAAGAAAAGAGACTATCGCGGGCTGTGGATCATCCGTATCAATGCGGCATGCCGTGAACGTGGTATCCGCTACAGCCAGTTCATCAACGGCCTCAAGAAGGCTAATATCGAAGTGAATCGCAAGATGCTCAGCGAAATCGCTATCGCTGACCCTAAGGGCTTCGATACAATAGTAGAACAAGTCAAGGCGGCGCTTTAA
- the infC gene encoding translation initiation factor IF-3, which produces MSKQKPRINERIRVKEIRLIDESNNQIGVVPTQEGLSRARDAGLDLVEVAPNSKPPVCKVMDFGKWLYEQKKKNKQSQKKQHVVHLKEVRLRPKIDPHDLGIKVKKARKFLEKGDKVQFSMLFRGREMIHVDHGHEMMKDILETIEDLAKVERPPKMAGRRLTMVVAPDGHK; this is translated from the coding sequence ATTAGTAAGCAAAAACCTAGAATCAACGAGAGGATCCGGGTCAAAGAAATTCGTCTGATCGACGAGTCCAACAATCAGATAGGTGTGGTACCGACTCAGGAAGGATTGTCGCGAGCTCGCGATGCAGGATTGGATCTTGTTGAAGTTGCTCCCAACAGCAAACCTCCCGTATGCAAAGTGATGGATTTCGGTAAGTGGCTGTACGAGCAGAAGAAAAAGAACAAGCAGTCGCAGAAAAAGCAACACGTTGTTCACCTTAAAGAGGTTCGCTTGCGACCAAAGATCGACCCGCATGACCTGGGTATCAAGGTGAAAAAGGCCCGCAAGTTTCTTGAGAAGGGTGATAAGGTGCAGTTCAGCATGCTCTTCCGCGGCCGGGAGATGATACACGTTGATCACGGCCATGAGATGATGAAGGATATTCTGGAGACGATCGAGGACCTGGCAAAGGTCGAACGGCCGCCCAAGATGGCTGGCCGCAGACTTACGATGGTCGTTGCTCCGGATGGCCATAAGTAG
- the rpmI gene encoding 50S ribosomal protein L35 — protein MPKQKSHKGLSKRVKLTGKGKVRRKRANGSHLMSTKDARRRRRISKACVVEGVVADKIKAALGK, from the coding sequence ATGCCAAAGCAAAAGTCTCACAAGGGTCTTTCCAAGAGAGTCAAGTTGACCGGCAAGGGCAAAGTAAGACGCAAAAGAGCCAACGGAAGCCACCTGATGAGCACGAAAGACGCTCGACGTCGTCGTCGCATCAGCAAGGCTTGTGTTGTTGAAGGCGTCGTGGCCGACAAGATCAAGGCTGCTCTGGGAAAGTAA
- the rfbB gene encoding dTDP-glucose 4,6-dehydratase, which produces MNSVLVTGGAGFIGSNFVRMVLAEHRECKVINLDKLTYAGNLENLAGFMEDSNHEFVRGDICDGLLVERLLEEYSVDAIINFAAESHVDRSIMEPGVFIETNVKGTVALLKAALDKGVGKFVQVSTDEVYGSLGPEGLFTETTPLSPNSPYSASKASADHMVAAFGHTWELDYNITRCSNNYGEYQFPEKMIPLMINNALNDKPLPVYGDGMNVRDWLYVYDHCTAIWQVLTKGRSGDIYNIGGNNEKTNLEVVKRILDRLGKSEDLITFVKDRPGHDRRYAIDSSKIMSELGWKPSVTFEEGIGKAIDWYLENRKWLEHVVSGEYEKYYDQMYDGR; this is translated from the coding sequence ATGAATAGCGTTCTGGTTACGGGCGGGGCTGGTTTCATCGGAAGTAATTTCGTCCGGATGGTTCTGGCCGAGCATCGCGAATGCAAGGTCATAAACCTTGATAAGCTCACTTACGCCGGGAACCTTGAGAACCTGGCGGGATTCATGGAAGACTCTAACCATGAGTTCGTGCGCGGCGATATTTGCGACGGATTGCTGGTTGAACGCTTGCTGGAAGAGTATTCCGTCGATGCCATAATAAACTTCGCAGCTGAAAGTCATGTCGACCGCTCAATAATGGAACCCGGTGTTTTCATCGAGACCAATGTTAAGGGTACGGTTGCGCTGCTCAAGGCTGCTCTGGATAAGGGTGTGGGCAAGTTCGTGCAGGTTTCCACTGATGAAGTATATGGTTCGCTCGGCCCTGAAGGATTATTCACAGAAACAACGCCGCTGAGCCCCAACTCGCCGTACTCGGCCAGCAAGGCTTCTGCTGATCACATGGTCGCAGCATTCGGCCACACGTGGGAATTGGACTATAATATTACGCGCTGCTCGAACAACTACGGGGAGTACCAGTTCCCCGAAAAAATGATCCCGCTGATGATAAACAATGCTTTGAACGATAAACCGCTTCCGGTTTACGGTGACGGTATGAACGTGCGTGACTGGCTTTACGTTTATGATCACTGCACCGCGATCTGGCAGGTCCTTACCAAAGGAAGATCGGGGGACATTTACAACATCGGCGGCAACAATGAAAAAACAAATCTTGAGGTAGTAAAACGTATCCTCGACCGGCTTGGCAAAAGCGAGGACCTCATCACCTTCGTTAAGGATCGTCCCGGTCACGACCGCAGATACGCTATCGATTCTAGCAAGATCATGAGTGAGTTGGGATGGAAGCCTTCAGTTACATTCGAAGAAGGCATCGGCAAGGCTATAGACTGGTATCTGGAAAACCGTAAATGGCTGGAGCATGTAGTCAGCGGCGAGTACGAGAAGTATTATGACCAGATGTATGATGGTCGATAG
- the pheS gene encoding phenylalanine--tRNA ligase subunit alpha, giving the protein MLDKFQQIGDKARQALKNISNSEELEQFRIKYLGRKGDITGMLSQIGKLAPEQRKEGGQLANKIKKEITASFEELKKTLGTTTKKAGPQIDVTLPGIPVERGKQHVITQTITSLLEIFGRMGFDVAYGPEVEDEWHNFIGLNIPPDHPARAPEDNFYVDDQRLLRSQTSTIQIRVMEKEKPPIRIVAPGRVYRPDTVDATHMYMFHQIEALVVDEGITMVDLKTSVDQFIHAFFGANTKWRFRPSFFPFTEPSCEIDLLWVDKNGNEEWMEVGGCGMVDPNVFDAVGIDSEKYTGWAFGFGIERLAMRKYGITDIRLLFENDLRFLDQF; this is encoded by the coding sequence ATGCTGGACAAATTCCAACAGATAGGCGACAAAGCACGGCAGGCTCTCAAAAACATAAGCAATTCCGAGGAACTGGAGCAGTTCAGGATTAAATACCTCGGACGCAAAGGTGATATTACCGGCATGCTCAGTCAGATCGGTAAATTGGCACCTGAGCAGCGCAAAGAGGGCGGTCAGCTTGCAAATAAGATAAAGAAAGAGATAACAGCCTCTTTCGAAGAGCTTAAGAAGACGCTCGGTACGACCACAAAGAAAGCCGGTCCTCAGATAGACGTGACTTTGCCGGGCATACCTGTCGAACGAGGCAAACAGCATGTCATCACGCAGACGATCACCTCACTGCTGGAAATTTTCGGCAGGATGGGCTTTGACGTAGCCTACGGACCAGAAGTTGAAGACGAATGGCATAACTTCATCGGTCTCAACATTCCGCCTGATCACCCGGCAAGGGCTCCTGAAGACAATTTCTACGTAGATGATCAGCGTTTGCTGCGCAGCCAGACATCCACGATCCAGATACGTGTTATGGAAAAGGAGAAGCCTCCGATAAGGATCGTCGCACCAGGTCGCGTTTACCGGCCAGATACGGTTGACGCTACTCATATGTATATGTTCCATCAGATTGAAGCGCTGGTGGTTGATGAGGGCATAACTATGGTTGACCTCAAGACCAGTGTGGATCAGTTCATCCATGCTTTCTTCGGGGCGAACACCAAATGGCGTTTCAGGCCGAGCTTCTTCCCGTTCACCGAGCCGAGCTGTGAGATCGACCTGCTTTGGGTTGACAAGAACGGCAACGAGGAGTGGATGGAAGTCGGCGGTTGCGGCATGGTTGACCCGAACGTTTTTGATGCTGTCGGTATCGACAGCGAAAAGTACACAGGTTGGGCATTCGGCTTTGGTATAGAGCGTCTGGCCATGAGGAAGTACGGAATCACTGACATCAGGCTGCTTTTCGAGAACGATCTGCGATTCCTCGATCAATTCTAG
- the thrS gene encoding threonine--tRNA ligase: protein MAKVKLPDGKTLEAPDGSTAMDFAQQIGPGLAKAAVAARIDGKLIDMDTPINGEADFEIVTAKDETGLEVIRHSCAHVMAEAITSIWPDAKLVYGPTVRDGFYYDIDLDEPIRPEDFSRIEKKMQEIINEDLPFERIELDREKALERVAGHRYKTDNIHRADGDVISFYCQGDFEDLCRGPHVPSTKKIGAFKIMSVAGAYYRGDVQEKMLQRVYGTAWHDKKALKKHLQRLEEAKKRDHRVIGKQMDLFSFHDEGPGFAFLHPNGMVLWNEIIDFWRKVHRKYGYSEIKTPIILNEALWHKSGHWDNYQENMYFTSVDEKNYAIKPMNCPGGLLVYKSGKHSYKEFPLRMAELGLVHRYEPSGQMHGLVRVRQFTQDDAHIYCMPEQIEGEIIGVIELIQEMYQAFGFKDYHIELSTKPEKHIGSDEIWDIATDALRGALEHKGIKYEVNEGDGAFYGPKIDFHIEDCLQRSWQLGTVQLDFSMPERFELTYTAKDNTEKRPVMIHRAILGSLERFLGILIEHFAGAFPLWLAPTQMRILPISEKTNDYAEKLSKMYSDAELRCEVDTSDEKIGAKIARAHGDRVPYMLVVGPKEAEENSVGVRMRGGKSTKTVNAEELIGIVSSKIVEKSENLDF from the coding sequence ATGGCTAAGGTAAAACTCCCTGACGGGAAAACGCTCGAGGCGCCGGACGGAAGTACGGCGATGGATTTCGCACAGCAAATAGGTCCTGGACTTGCAAAGGCTGCAGTCGCGGCTCGCATTGACGGCAAGCTGATCGATATGGACACACCGATAAACGGTGAAGCAGATTTCGAGATCGTTACAGCTAAGGATGAGACCGGGCTCGAGGTCATTCGCCATAGCTGTGCGCATGTAATGGCTGAAGCGATCACCAGCATCTGGCCGGACGCTAAGCTGGTCTACGGCCCGACCGTTCGTGACGGCTTCTATTACGATATAGATCTGGATGAACCGATTAGACCCGAAGATTTCTCCCGCATCGAAAAGAAAATGCAGGAGATCATCAATGAAGATCTGCCGTTCGAGAGGATTGAGCTTGACCGCGAAAAGGCGCTCGAAAGGGTTGCGGGTCACAGGTACAAGACCGACAACATCCATCGTGCGGACGGCGATGTGATCAGTTTTTACTGTCAGGGCGATTTTGAGGACCTGTGTCGCGGGCCTCATGTGCCGAGCACGAAAAAGATCGGTGCATTTAAGATAATGAGCGTGGCAGGGGCGTATTATCGCGGCGATGTGCAGGAAAAAATGCTCCAGCGTGTCTACGGAACCGCCTGGCATGATAAGAAAGCTTTGAAAAAACACCTCCAAAGGCTCGAAGAAGCCAAGAAACGTGATCACCGCGTGATCGGCAAGCAGATGGACCTGTTCAGCTTCCATGACGAGGGGCCCGGTTTTGCGTTTTTGCATCCTAACGGGATGGTGCTTTGGAACGAGATCATCGATTTCTGGCGCAAAGTGCACCGAAAGTACGGTTATTCGGAAATAAAAACACCGATCATTCTCAATGAAGCACTATGGCACAAGAGCGGGCACTGGGATAATTACCAGGAGAACATGTATTTCACCAGTGTCGATGAAAAAAACTACGCCATAAAACCCATGAACTGCCCCGGCGGGCTGCTCGTTTATAAGAGCGGCAAGCATTCTTATAAAGAGTTCCCCCTGCGGATGGCTGAGCTCGGTCTGGTCCACCGATATGAACCCAGCGGCCAGATGCACGGGCTCGTGAGAGTAAGGCAGTTCACGCAGGATGATGCACATATTTACTGCATGCCAGAGCAGATCGAAGGTGAGATCATCGGCGTGATCGAGCTTATTCAGGAGATGTACCAGGCCTTCGGGTTCAAGGATTATCATATAGAGCTGTCCACCAAGCCCGAAAAGCATATCGGATCGGACGAGATATGGGATATCGCGACAGATGCCCTACGAGGTGCACTGGAGCACAAAGGCATCAAATATGAGGTCAACGAGGGCGACGGCGCTTTCTACGGCCCGAAGATCGATTTCCACATTGAAGACTGTCTGCAGCGTTCATGGCAGCTCGGCACGGTCCAGCTTGATTTCTCCATGCCTGAGCGTTTCGAACTGACCTACACAGCCAAGGACAATACCGAAAAACGCCCGGTCATGATCCACAGGGCGATACTCGGTTCGCTCGAGCGTTTCCTCGGCATTCTGATCGAGCACTTCGCGGGCGCATTCCCGCTTTGGCTCGCACCGACACAGATGAGGATCCTGCCGATCAGCGAGAAAACAAACGATTACGCCGAAAAGTTGAGTAAAATGTACTCCGATGCGGAATTGCGTTGCGAGGTCGACACATCTGACGAAAAGATCGGTGCCAAGATCGCCCGCGCCCACGGTGACCGCGTGCCGTATATGCTGGTCGTTGGGCCAAAAGAAGCAGAAGAAAACAGCGTAGGTGTTCGTATGCGAGGCGGAAAGTCCACGAAAACCGTCAATGCTGAGGAGCTGATCGGGATCGTAAGCTCAAAAATAGTAGAAAAAAGCGAAAATCTTGACTTCTAA